TCACCCAAAAAAATAAATATAAATTTGCTGAAATTGCATCTTCTTTAGCATATTATTTAAAATCATTTTCCAACATAAATAAATTATTGGATTATGTTTGCTTAATTTTTAAACATATTTTTTCTGAGAATATAATTTTAATTATTCCTTTAAATTACGAGGGGGAGATATGGAATGAAAATATTAAAATTTCTGTTAATTATGAATATTCAACAACTCAAGAAGCGATTAATGGTTTTTTGGATCAATTTCATTTTTCAAAAAATTTTAAAATAAAAGAAATTGTAACTTTTGAAAATGCTTTAAAAAATAAATTTAAAGAATATAAAATTGAAGCAAAAAAAATAATATCCAGAGGCAAATGTAGAGGATTTATTTATATTTTTAGCGAAGATATTTCTAGACCGTCGATCACTGAAGACAGTAATTTTAATTTTATTGAAAATTGTCTAGCTGTTGGATTAGAAAATTACTACTTAATTAAAACAAAGAAAAAGCATGAGAATGTAGATAGAGAAATTTCCACTGGTGCTGAAATTCAATCTCAATTACTCCCGGATTATTGTCCAAGTATCCATGGTATAGACTTAGCTGCACATTGTAGACCAGCTCTTCAGCTCGGTGGAGATTACTATGATTTTATGTGCTTAAAGACTAATATTTCTGAAAAAAGGAAAGAAAAATCAAGATGGGCCTTTGTAATAGGTGATGTCATGGGTAAAGGGATTCCAGCCGGTCTTTTAATGACTATGTTAAGAGGCATGCTTCGTGCAGAGGTTCTTACAGGTCTTCCTCCAGATAGAATTTTGCATGATTTGAATCAATTAGCAATAAATGATTTAGATCAATCGCATAGATTTGTGACATTATTTTACTCAGATTATGATCCTAGAACTAGAAAATTGAGATTCGCTAATGCAGCACATAATCCCCCTCTGCTTTGGAAAAGTTCAGATCAGAAAATTATTAGACTAGATGCAAAAGGATTTGTACTTGGACTACAAAAAAATGCTGAATATCATTGTGGCGAAATCAAGCTTAATCAAAATGATTTAGTTCTTTACTATACAGATGGAGTAATTGATACTTCTAATTCTTTAGGACAAAGATTTGATGAGGAAAGATTAATTAAAACTCTTACAAAATTGTGCAAACAGTCTTATACATC
The Prochlorococcus marinus XMU1405 genome window above contains:
- a CDS encoding PP2C family protein-serine/threonine phosphatase; its protein translation is MANNQKEKIFSNKVVQNFLENDPKFTQKNKYKFAEIASSLAYYLKSFSNINKLLDYVCLIFKHIFSENIILIIPLNYEGEIWNENIKISVNYEYSTTQEAINGFLDQFHFSKNFKIKEIVTFENALKNKFKEYKIEAKKIISRGKCRGFIYIFSEDISRPSITEDSNFNFIENCLAVGLENYYLIKTKKKHENVDREISTGAEIQSQLLPDYCPSIHGIDLAAHCRPALQLGGDYYDFMCLKTNISEKRKEKSRWAFVIGDVMGKGIPAGLLMTMLRGMLRAEVLTGLPPDRILHDLNQLAINDLDQSHRFVTLFYSDYDPRTRKLRFANAAHNPPLLWKSSDQKIIRLDAKGFVLGLQKNAEYHCGEIKLNQNDLVLYYTDGVIDTSNSLGQRFDEERLIKTLTKLCKQSYTSQEILNKIFKKLDDFTGQNRHLEDDASMVIFQLK